A window from Setaria italica strain Yugu1 chromosome VIII, Setaria_italica_v2.0, whole genome shotgun sequence encodes these proteins:
- the LOC101756039 gene encoding non-specific lipid-transfer protein 1 has translation MAPMRKMQAVFALAMVFAAAALVASSSAAITCGQVASSLAPCIPYATGNAKAMPSGCCGGVRSLNSAARTSADRQAACRCLKSLAGSIKKLNMGTVAGIPGKCGVSVPFPISMSTDCNKVS, from the exons TCCGATGAGGAAGATGCAGGCGGTGTTCGCCCTGGCCATGGtgttcgcggcggcggcgctggtggcgtcgtcgtcggcggcgatCACCTGCGGTCAGGTGGCGTCGTCGCTGGCGCCGTGCATCCCGTACGCGACGGGGAACGCCAAGGCGATGCCCTCGGGTTGCTGCGGCGGCGTGCGCAGCCTCAACAGCGCGGCGCGCACCAGCGCGGACCGGCAGGCGGCGTGCCGGTGCCTCAAGAGCCTCGCCGGCAGCATCAAGAAGCTCAACATGGGCACCGTCGCCGGCATCCCCGGCAAGTGCGGCGTCTCCGTGCCATTCCCCATCAGCATGTCCACCGACTGCAACAA GGTCAGCTAA